A genomic region of Lycorma delicatula isolate Av1 chromosome 4, ASM4794821v1, whole genome shotgun sequence contains the following coding sequences:
- the LOC142322731 gene encoding somatostatin receptor type 2-like, whose amino-acid sequence METSSWSTLLDVDQPPGSLNFSSLNDTRNDTDFYCKGSESTTLLFFTQILYAVVCIVGLFGNSLVIYVVLRFSKMQTVTNMYIVNLAVADECFLIGIPFLIATMSLQLWPFGEIMCKVYMTTTSINQFTSSIFLTIMSADRYVAVCHPISAPKMRTPLISKIVSITAWTASALLMIPIFKYANIMHVDEMRLSCNILWPETENLSGQTAFTLYSFILGFALPLLLIFCFYVLVIRKLKTVGPKNKSKEKKKSHRKVTKLVLTVITVYVCCWLPYWITQMSLIFTEPNRCQSRFVITVFLLAGILSYSNSAMNPILYAFLSDNFKKSFLKACTCAAGKEVNATLHMENSVFPRRHHNRGGSERHRPTKGTTAIICQGGADDEAGDTGLLVSKTDHSTTALTNASRATASSEANPLIKDNSDPIKNGVNNPPTVEL is encoded by the coding sequence ATGGAAACAAGCTCTTGGTCAACATTATTAGATGTGGATCAACCACCcggttcattaaatttttcatcattaaatgaCACCAGAAACGATACAGATTTCTATTGTAAAGGCAGTGAATCTacaacgttattattttttacacaaatattgtATGCCGTAGTATGCATTGTGGGTCTGTTCGgtaattcattagtaatttatgttgttttacgTTTTTCTAAAATGCAAACGGTAACAAATATGTATATAGTTAATTTAGCTGTTGCGGATGAATGTTTTCTAATCGGCATTCCATTTCTAATAGCGACAATGAGTCTTCAATTATGGCCATTCGGTGAAATAATGTGTAAAGTATACATGACAACAACTAGTATTAATCAATTTACAAGCAGTATATTTTTAACGATTATGAGTGCAGATCGATATGTCGCTGTATGCCATCCGATATCTGCACCAAAAATGAGAACACCTTTGATATCGAAAATTGTATCGATTACGGCATGGACAGCAAGTGCTTTACTGATGATACCGATATTTAAATATGCAAATATAATGCACGTCGATGAGATGAGATTAAGTTGCAACATACTTTGGCCTGAAACTGAAAATCTTAGCGGTCAAACAGCATTTAcgttatattcatttattttagggTTCGCATTACCacttttattgatattttgtttttacgttcTCGTTATAAGAAAACTTAAAACGGTAGgtccaaaaaataaatcaaaagaaaagaaaaaatcgcacCGTAAAGTAACAAAATTGGTTTTAACTGTAATAACAGTATACGTGTGTTGCTGGTTACCGTACTGGATAACTCAAATGTCATTGATATTTACAGAACCAAATAGATGCCAATCACGATTcgtaattacagtatttttacttGCCGGTATATTAAGTTATTCAAATTCTGCGATGAATCCGATATTATACGCTTTTCTAAGcgataattttaagaaaagttttctaAAAGCTTGTACATGTGCTGCCGGTAAAGAAGTTAATGCAACATTACATATGGAAAATAGTGTTTTTCCACGTAGACATCATAATCGTGGTGGTTCAGAAAGACATCGACCTACAAAAGGTACTACAGCTATCATATGTCAAGGTGGTGCTGATGATGAAGCCGGTGATACCGGTCTTTTAGTAAGTAAAACAGATCATTCCACGACGGCATTAACAAACGCTTCACGAGCAACAGCATCATCAGAAGCTAATCCACTGATTAAAGATAATTCTGATCCGATTAAAAATGGAGTTAATAATCCACCAACAGTTGAACTATaa